ATCGACTCCGAGCGCGCCCTCAAGGAGGCCCCTCTGCCGGACGACGTGGAGGTCGAGCTGCTCTACACGCGCAGCGACCTCGTCGACGCCACGCTCAGGACCGTGGTCGTGAACATGGCCGAGGGCGCGGTCCTCGTCGTCGTGATCCTGCTCGCCGTCCTCGGCAACCTGCGCGCGGCGCTGTTCGTCTCGCTCGCCATCCCGATCTCGATGCTGTTCGGCGCGATCGGCATGCGCCTGTTCGGGGTCTCGGCGAGCCTGATGAGCCTGGGCGCCATCGACTTCGGACTGCTCGTCGACGGCGCGGTGGTGATGATCGAGAACGCCCTGCGCCGCCTCGAGGCTCATAAGGGCCCGCTCGACCGGGAGACCCGGCTCGCGCTGTTCATCGATTCCGCCGCCGAGGTGATCAAGCCGGTCTCGCTCGGCCTGCTCATCATCATGCTCGTCTATGTTCCGATCCTTTCGCTCGAGGGCGTGGAGGGCAAGCTGTTCCACCCGATGGCGATCACGGTCCTGATGGCCCTGGGAGCCTCCCTGCTCGTCGCCGTGCTCCTCATGCCGGTGCTCGCCTACCTGTTCCTCAAGGCGCCCGCCGTCCACGGCGGCGGCGAGAGCCCGCTCTACGCGCGCCTGCTGCGGGTCTACGAACCGGCGCTCGTGGCCTGCCTCCGCCGGCCGGTCCTGGCCGCGGTCCCGGCGGGCCTTCTCCTCGCCGGCTCGCTCCTGGCCTACGGCCGCATGGGCGCCGACTTCATGCCTCCGCTCGACGAGGGGGACATCGTGATCAACTTCACGCGCGACTCCGACATCGGCGTGGACGCCTCGCTCGAGATGCAGCGCAAAAGCGAGCGCGTCATCGCGAAGTTCCCCGAGGTCGCGCGCGTGTTCGGCCGCCTGGGCACGCCCGAATCCGCCACCGACCCGATGGGCGTCCATCTCGCGGACACCTTCGTGATCCTGAAGCGGGACCGCGAGCGCTCCAAGGCGGAGGTGTACGCGGCCATCAAGGAAGCGATCGAGAAGGAGGTCCCCGGCCAGGAGATCGCCGAGACCCAGCCCATCGAGATGCGCTTCGGCGAGATACTGGAGGGGAGCAGGGCCGACGTGAGCCTGCGCATCTACGGCCCGGACCTCTCCGTCCTCATCGACCTGCTCGAGCGGTCGAGAGAAGTCCTCGAGGAAGTGCCGGGGACCGACGAGGCCGAGATGGACCCCCTGACGGCGCTGCGGAAAAGCCCGGTGCTCAGCGCGCGGCCGAACTACGGGGCCATCGCGCGCTACGGCCTCGACCTGGGCCGCGTCAACGGCCTGCTCGAGGCCGCCATGGCCGGCCGCGAGGTGGGCAGCTTCTACGAGGCGCAGTGGCGCTTCCCCGTGGTGCTGAGGGTGGAGGAGGAGCACCGCGAGAACGTCGAGACGATCAAGTCCCTGCCCGTCGGCATGGACGGCGGCTCGATCCCGCTCAACAAGGTCGTCGACTTCGAGACCAACGACGAGGTCACGACCATCGCCCACCACTACGGACAGCGCTACGCGGCGGTCGCCGTGTTCCTCGCCGGGCGCGACATCTCGAGCTACGTCGCGGAGGCGCGCGCCGCCGTCGAGCGCGAGGTGAAGCTGCCGCCGGGCTACACGATGTCCTGGGGGGGGCAGTTCAAGAACCTGGAGCGCGCCCAGGCGCGGCTCTCTTTGATCGTGCCCGCGGTCCTGCTCGCGATCCTCGTCATCCTCTGGTGGAGCTTCGGCAACCTGCGCGACGCCGTCCTCGTCTACACCTGCATCCCGCTGGCGATGACGGGCGGCATCTTCTCGCTGGCGCTGCGCGGCATACCGCTGAGCGTCTCGGCGTCGGTGGGCTTCATCGCGCTGATGGGCATCGCCATCCTCAACGGCATGGTGCTCGTGACCTTCTTCAATCAGCTGCGCGAGAAGGGACGGACCTACGCGGAGGCGGCCAAGGAAGGCTCGCTCACGCGCCTGCGCCCCGTGGCCATGACGGCTTTGGTCGCGGGCCTGGGCTTCGTGCCGATGGCGCTCAACACCGGCATCGGCGCCGAGGTGCAGAGGCCTCTGGCCACCGTCGTCATCGGCGGCCTCCTCACCTCGACCTTGCTGACCTTGATCGTGCTGCCGGTCCTGTATAAGTGGGTCCGCCCGTCCCGTCGCGAAAGCATGACATGACCGTCATGGTAGACCGGCGCCATCCTCGCTAGTGTAGCTCCGGAGGATATCCCAGCCTATTCACGGCGCCATGATCGACCGCCGCATGATCGTCTGCTCGTGGATGACACTGTGCACGGCCGCCTGCGCCGGGAGCCAGTCGGCGCTCGACCCGGCGGGCGTCGGCGCCGAACGGATCGCCGGCCTCTTCTGGCTGATGACCGGGGGTTCGGTCGTCGTGTGCATCGCCTTGACGGCCCTCACGATCCACGCCGTCAGCGCCCGCCCGGAGGCGTACCCGGAGCGCCGGGCCAGGCGGCTGATCATCGGAGGGGGCGCGCTGGTGCCGACCTTAGTCCTCGCGGCGCTGCTGGTCCACGGCCTCAGGATCCTCCCCGGCCTCCTGGCGCGCGCGCCCGCCGGAAGCCTGCGGATCGCGGTCACCGGCGAGCAGTGGTGGTGGCGCGTCGTCTACCATCCGCCTTCGGGCGGGAAGGTGGAGGCGGCCAACGAGGTCCGCCTGCCGGTCGGCGAGCCCGTCGAGTTCGTGCTCGACAGCGCCGACGTGATCCACTCCTTCTGGATCCCGGCCCTCGGGGGGAAGACGGACATGATCCCCGGCCGGCGCACGCGCCTCGTCCTGCATCCGACGCGGACCGGGACCTTCCGCGGGGTCTGC
This genomic stretch from Elusimicrobiota bacterium harbors:
- a CDS encoding efflux RND transporter permease subunit, with product MTRLLDWTLKNRLAVILFFALGCAAGLYAVSVTPVDAVPDITPVQVMVNTKTGALDPEQIEKTVSFPIETDMSGIAHVKDVRSLSKYGLSQVVVTFEDGTDIYWARQQVSEKLQGASGELPAGLSPHLAPISTGLGEVVMYAVKAKPGTPLAAKPERERLLYLRTIQDFVLVPYLRRSIKNVAEIDATGGYKKEIHIDIHPERLEKVGVTIEQVAERLEGVGENSGGGYIQPKGRQVIVRASGRLRSLDEIRVIPVKLDVRGKPVPLSAVADVKEGFAQRMGGATENGEETVMGIMLMLSGANSRQVAIDSERALKEAPLPDDVEVELLYTRSDLVDATLRTVVVNMAEGAVLVVVILLAVLGNLRAALFVSLAIPISMLFGAIGMRLFGVSASLMSLGAIDFGLLVDGAVVMIENALRRLEAHKGPLDRETRLALFIDSAAEVIKPVSLGLLIIMLVYVPILSLEGVEGKLFHPMAITVLMALGASLLVAVLLMPVLAYLFLKAPAVHGGGESPLYARLLRVYEPALVACLRRPVLAAVPAGLLLAGSLLAYGRMGADFMPPLDEGDIVINFTRDSDIGVDASLEMQRKSERVIAKFPEVARVFGRLGTPESATDPMGVHLADTFVILKRDRERSKAEVYAAIKEAIEKEVPGQEIAETQPIEMRFGEILEGSRADVSLRIYGPDLSVLIDLLERSREVLEEVPGTDEAEMDPLTALRKSPVLSARPNYGAIARYGLDLGRVNGLLEAAMAGREVGSFYEAQWRFPVVLRVEEEHRENVETIKSLPVGMDGGSIPLNKVVDFETNDEVTTIAHHYGQRYAAVAVFLAGRDISSYVAEARAAVEREVKLPPGYTMSWGGQFKNLERAQARLSLIVPAVLLAILVILWWSFGNLRDAVLVYTCIPLAMTGGIFSLALRGIPLSVSASVGFIALMGIAILNGMVLVTFFNQLREKGRTYAEAAKEGSLTRLRPVAMTALVAGLGFVPMALNTGIGAEVQRPLATVVIGGLLTSTLLTLIVLPVLYKWVRPSRRESMT
- the coxB gene encoding cytochrome c oxidase subunit II, coding for MTLCTAACAGSQSALDPAGVGAERIAGLFWLMTGGSVVVCIALTALTIHAVSARPEAYPERRARRLIIGGGALVPTLVLAALLVHGLRILPGLLARAPAGSLRIAVTGEQWWWRVVYHPPSGGKVEAANEVRLPVGEPVEFVLDSADVIHSFWIPALGGKTDMIPGRRTRLVLHPTRTGTFRGVCAEYCGASHALMAFDVIVMEKEGFARWLDLQRRPALAGAAPGRSHFMANGCSACHAVRGTTADGAVGPDLTHVGGRLSVGAGTLRNGPEGLRTWLERTDRVKPGAAMPHFGMLPPEELRELVAWLGSLR